Below is a window of Thermoflexus sp. DNA.
TGTCGGTCATTTACGTAACCCACGATCTGGCGACGGCCAGCTATTTCGCCGACCGCATCCTGGTGATGTATGCCGGCAAGGTCGTCGAGCAAGCCCCTATTGCGGAGCTGCTCGCCCATCCGGCTCACCCATACACAGCCGCTCTGCTCACTGCGCTCCCGGACCCCGATCCAGAGAATGCCCGGTTGCTGAAGGAGATCCCACCCGGGGAGCCCCCCAGCCTGATCGCTCCGCCTCCCGGCTGTCGCTTCCACCCCCGTTGCCCCCGCATCCTTCAGGGCTTGTGCGACCGGGAGGAGCCTCCGGATTTCGAGGTGGGGCCGCAACATCATGTCGCCTGCTGGCTGTATCGCCCATGAGCCCCAGGCACTGGATCGCAGCAGGTCTCTTCCTCATGCTGCTCGGGTGGGCGATCGCTTTCCTGATGGTCATCCGCTATCTTCCCCCCTCTCTGCTGCTCTCTCTCTTCTCCTACGTTGCATCCGCCGCGGGGTTCCTGATCGGGATGCTCGGCCTGCTCTTTGCCCGGCGTTCCGGTCGGGAGCGATGAGCGCATGGAGAGCGCCCTCCCCGGGATCCATGACGCAGCCATGGTATACTCGGGGAGGAACCTCCTTGGGGAGCCAGGGATGCGCATTACCATTGTCGGTCTGGGGAAAATCGGAATCTCCCTGGGGCTGGCGCTGCGGGAGGCGACGCCCCAGGCCCAGCGGATTGGCCACGATCCGAACCCGTGGCGGGCGCGGGAGGCATTGCGACGACAGGCCGTGGACCGCATAGATGGGAGCCTTCCTGGAGCCTGTGAGGGATCCGACCTGATCCTCCTCGCGCTCCCTCTGGCCGACATGGAGCGGACCCTGCGGGCGATCGCCCCCATCCTTGCCGAAGGCACCCTGGTGCTGGATACAGCGGAGCTCAAGGCCCCGGTCTTGGCCTGGGCCCGGCACCACCTCCCTCCCACCGTCCCATTCATCGGTGGCCATCCGATTCTCCGTCCGGACGTTGGGGAGGAACCCGGACCGGATTTGTTCCGGGATGCCCTGTTCTGCCTGACCCCGCCGGCTCAGGCCCCTGCCTGGGCCGTGGAGGCGGCCGCCGGGCTGGCCCATCGGATCGGTGCGCGCCCTTTCTTCATCGACCCCGTCGAGCATGACG
It encodes the following:
- a CDS encoding prephenate dehydrogenase; this translates as MRITIVGLGKIGISLGLALREATPQAQRIGHDPNPWRAREALRRQAVDRIDGSLPGACEGSDLILLALPLADMERTLRAIAPILAEGTLVLDTAELKAPVLAWARHHLPPTVPFIGGHPILRPDVGEEPGPDLFRDALFCLTPPAQAPAWAVEAAAGLAHRIGARPFFIDPVEHDGWMAALEQLPSLLSAALLSVWSAAPARREMPQAIGSRFARMTADLPDAPSGRLAAMANRESLLYWLDRLLEALGRLREALTDVENEAALEDFFRSADRIREAWLKSRHESLQALPIPADPPGLLETMLKLRSLRPSRKQ